From Pedosphaera parvula Ellin514:
ATTGTGGCCATCAGTTCAAATGACGCAACGGGTTATCCGGCAGATAGTCCCGCAGCCATGAAGGAAGAAGTAAAGTCGGCGGGTTACACCTTCCCTTATCTTTACGATGAGACGCAGGCGGTGGCAAAGGCTTATCGCGCAGCCTGCACGCCGGACATTTATCTGTTTGATCGGGAGAAAAAGCTGGTGTATCGCGGGCAATTTGATGAGAGCCGCCCGCGCAACGGATTGCCAGTGACAGGCAGGGATTTGCGTGACGCAGTGGAGGCTGTGCTGGCAGCGAAACCGGTTTCGCAGGATCAAAAGGCGAGCATGGGTTGTAACATCAAGTGGAAATCCGGGAATGCACCGGA
This genomic window contains:
- a CDS encoding thioredoxin family protein gives rise to the protein MALTPSTMLPLGTSAPDFHLPDTNGKTVSLADFKDAPALVVIFMCNHCPYVKHIREGLAQFGRDYQAKGVGIVAISSNDATGYPADSPAAMKEEVKSAGYTFPYLYDETQAVAKAYRAACTPDIYLFDREKKLVYRGQFDESRPRNGLPVTGRDLRDAVEAVLAAKPVSQDQKASMGCNIKWKSGNAPDYF